A stretch of Apostichopus japonicus isolate 1M-3 chromosome 9, ASM3797524v1, whole genome shotgun sequence DNA encodes these proteins:
- the LOC139973805 gene encoding uncharacterized protein — MLYLFRRHRAGLTSLFLIIFISSSVSSQGGPERQRSVNDHGDQTLTSSFFFYQRANYPRDCHEVLSQCPSSINDGVYVIKPDGYPEPFEVYCNNSLGDGGWTVIQRREDNSINFNRTWDDYENGFGFLSHEFWLGNEKISYITNQKKYQLRMDLTTATGISFFVTYETFCISDSFSHYKLVSTGEYTGAADTYFEWCSTNKVLNRCKCEGSCADPTCTESCSRTPTCVCPDGFLMDGKDCIPRDNCSCFIEEAENGQGVVLAEGEVYVNPSCTKRCSCNSGLLSCDDTYRCSPNGNCEERQSILQCYCNTGYTGDGVECTQATSVDCGRLRGATSNSIQSIQPAGWTEVPFEVVCDDTDGGGWLVFQRRVDSSVDFFLYWDDYKDTFGDVDGNFWLGNDKLAALTSQTQYELRIDFVSKSGEHYYAKYSSFSVGNEATNYLLSVSGYDSSSTAGYDRMRYHNGGKFSTRDRDNDGYSYNLAEYYSSAWWYNYNYNCDLNGPYTGSYTIYWYNFPGGNYNIRSTEMKIRPRT, encoded by the exons CGTCATCGTTTTTCTTCTATCAACGTGCTAATTACCCACGAGACTGCCATGAAGTGCTAAGCCAATGTCCATCGTCTATAAACGATGGTGTTTACGTCATCAAACCAGATGGCTATCCCGAACCTTTTGAAGTATATTGTAACAACAGTCTAGGTGATGGCGGATGGACG GTCATACAGAGACGAGAGGATAATTCAATCAACTTCAATCGTACGTGGGACGATTATGAAAATGGTTTTGGTTTCCTTTCTCATGAATTTTGGCTCGGCAATGAGAAAATATCCTACATAACCAATCAGAAGAAATATCAGCTACGCATGGATCTAACCACAGCAACCGGTATTTCATTCTTCGTGACGTATGAAACTTTCTGCATCAGTGACAGCTTCAGTCATTACAAACTGGTTAGCACCGGAGAGTATACAGGAGCAGCAG ACACATACTTCGAGTGGTGTTCTACTAACAAGGTTCTCAACAGGTGTAAATGCGAAGGTTCTTGCGCCGATCCTACATGCACCGAATCATGCTCAAGAACACCCACTTGCGTTTGTCCCGATGGGTTCTTGATGGACGGGAAAGATTGCATACCTAGAGATAATTGTAGTTGTTTCATAGAGGAAGCAGAGAACGGTCAAGGAGTAGTTCTAGCG GAAGGTGAAGTATATGTGAACCCTTCTTGTACCAAACGATGTTCTTGCAACAGCGGTCTGTTAAGCTGTGATGATACATACCGGTGCAGTCCCAATGGTAACTGTGAGGAACGACAAAGCATATTACAGTGTTACTGTAACACAGGGTACACGGGCGATGGAGTCGAGTGTACTCAAGCCACTTCCGTCGACTGTGGTAGATTGAGAGGAGCAACATCGAATAGTATCCAAAGTATACAACCAGCTGGGTGGACAGAGGTGCCATTTGAGGTCGTGTGCGATGACACAGATGGAGGTGGTTGGTTG GTCTTTCAACGCCGTGTTGATAGTAGCGTCGACTTTTTCTTATACTGGGACGATTACAAAGATACTTTCGGCGACGTCGATGGAAATttctggcttggaaatgacAAACTTGCAGCCTTGACGAGCCAAACTCAATATGAACTAAGAATAGACTTTGTTTCCAAATCTGGAGAACATTACTATGCTAAGTACAGTTCCTTCAGCGTAGGCAACGAGGCAACTAATTACTTACTCAGCGTCAGTGGTTATGACTCTTCCAGTACAGCAG GTTACGACCGTATGCGATATCACAACGGTGGTAAATTCTCTACACGCGATCGTGACAACGATGGTTATTCTTATAACCTTGCCGAATATTATAGTAGCGCATGGtggtataattataattataattgtgACCTCAATGGACCGTACACTGGATCTTATACCATTTATTGGTATAATTTCCCTGGCGGTAATTATAACATAAGgtcaacagaaatgaaaatacgGCCTCGAACCTGA
- the LOC139973517 gene encoding N-lysine methyltransferase KMT5A-A-like, whose amino-acid sequence MRTRSNVPRTTDPLDWVEKKQDPPGTVVRFVSHEIGKGVFAEKNFNKGEFLFEYDGQLKPADDTVEDDQTFIFHFKCDGKNLCIDATASKRNGRFANDEWRNPNAYVKKASSLEIPKLLIFARRNIITGEEIRFDYGQKDATWRY is encoded by the exons ATGAGAACCAGAAGTAATGTACCTCGTACCACTGATCCACTGGACTGGGTAGAGAAGAAACAAGATCCTCCTGGTACTGTTGTGAGATTTGTATCTCATGAGATTG GTAAAGGTGTATTTGCAGAAAAGAACTTCAACAAGGGGGAATTTCTCTTTGAATATGATGGTCAATTGAAGCCAGCAGATGATACTGTTGAGGATGATCAAACCTTCATATTTCACTTCAAATGTGACGGAAAAAACCTTTG TATTGATGCCACTGCTAGCAAAAGGAATGGCCGATTTGCCAATGATGAATGGCGAAACCCAAATGCCTATGTGAAGAAGGCTTCCTCATTGGAAATACCAAAACTATTGATATTTGCAAGACGGAACATCATTACAGGAGAAGAAATCCGGTTTGACTATGGTCAAAAAGATGCTACATGGAGATATTAG